The sequence ACCGGGATCGGCTGCCGCTCGCTGGTGCGCGCGGTCGTCTCGGCTGGCCTCTCGCTGGCGGCGAAGGGCGATGCCTGGGGCATCTGGTCCTCAAGTGCCTGGCGCTCGGCGCGGTCGCGCTCGATCTCGGCCAGGATCTCGCGGCTCCGATCGTCGAGCGATGCCTCGATCCCAGTGGCGACCTCGCTCGCGGCAGTCACGGCCCGGCTCGCCGGTCGTGGCTTGCGCGTGGCGTCGAAGCCGGTGGCGATGACCGTGACCTTGACCTCGTCCCGCATCCGGTCGTCGATCACCGTGCCGAAGATGATGTTGGCCTCCGGATCGGCGGCCTCCTTGATCACCTCGGCCGCCTCGTTGACCTCGAACAGGCCGAGGTCGCTGCCGCCGGTCACGTTGAACAGGATCCCGCGCGCCCCGGTGATGTTGACCTCGAGGAGCGGGCTCATGACCGCGGCCCGAGCGGCCTCGACGGCGCGGTTGTCGCCGGTCCCGATGCCAATTCCCATCATGCTCGAGCCAGCGTCGCGCATGATCGTCTTGACGTCGGCGAAGTCAAGGTTGATGAGGCCCGGCACGGTGATCAGGTCGCTGATCCCCTGCACGCCCTGGCGCAGCACGTCGTCGACCACCCGGAAGGCGTCGAGGATGCTGGTCTTCTTGTCGACCACCTCCCGCAGCCGGTCGTTGGGGATAGTGATCAGCGTGTCGCACTTGTCCTTGAGCAGCTCACTGTATTGCTCGGCGACGAGCTTGCGGCGGACCCCCTCGAAGCTGAATGGCTTGGTGATGACGCCAACGGTGAGGGAATCCAGGTCCTTGGCGATCTCGGCGATGACGTGCGCGGCGCCGGACCCGGTGCCACCGCCCATGCCGGCGGTGATGAAGATCATGTCGGCGTCCTTGAGGGCCTCGTAGATCTTCTCGCTGTCTTCCTCCGCGGCCCGCTGGCCGACCGCCGGGTCGGCGCCGGCGCCGAGGCCTCTGGTGATCTTGTCGCCGATCCGGATCTTGTGCGGCGCGTCGCTCTGCAGGAGGGCCTGGGCGTCCGTGTTCACCGCGATGAACTCGACCCCCATCATCTCGGCGCGGATCATGCGGTTGACGGCATTCGTCCCGCCGCCACCGACCCCGATGACCTTGATCAGTGCGAAGTGCTCGGCGTCGGAACGGAGCGGCATGGGGGGTTCTCCTGCACAAGGTGCTGGCTGCTTGGCTGGGCGAACCCGGAGCTCGCGCGGGTCTGACCGATTCTACCGACCCGGCGGAGGCGGCGTGGCCGATTTATCCACATACGCCTGCCGAGTTGTCCACAGGCCTCGAAATCACGGTGGAGCGATTGGCGGTTGCTCCACATCCGTTGCGTGGCCCGCGACCGATCAGCCCGGGAAGAGGCCTCGGAGCCAGTCCACGAACCGCCCGACGCCGCCGCCGATGGGCGACCCGGTGGTGAAGCTGATCGGCTCGCTGCCGATGTGGTGCGCGCCCCACAGGAGCAGCCCGATCGAGGTGCTGAAGGCCGGGTTTGAGAGCTGGTCCATCAGCCCGCCCACGCCCTGCGGCGACGCCACCCGGACCGGCATCTGGAGCACCTCGCGGGCGAGCTCCGCGACGCCGCCGAGACGCGCGCCGCCACCGGTCAGCACGACCCCCGCGGGGAGGGGGCCGGCGTGGCCCGAGCGCTTGATCTCCTCGCCGATGAGCGAATAGATCTCGCCCATGCGCGCCTCGATGATCTCGCACAGCTTCTTGCGCTGGATCGTCTGCCCGCCGCCCTCGCCGAGCACCGCCACGTTGAGCAGCTCCTCCGGCGCGATCTCGGCCAGGTTGGCGGAGCCGTGCTTGATCTTGATCTCCTCGGCCAGGTCGAGGCTGGTGCGCAGTCCGATGGCCACGTCGTTGGTGACATTGATGGCCCCTACCGGCAGGACGGCGGAGTGGTAGACGGCGCCATCGGTGAAGATCGCCAGGTCGGTGGTGCCGCCGCCGATGTCGGCGACCATCACGCCCAGCTCCTTCTCCGTGTCGGTCAGGGTTGCCTCCGCGGCCGCCAGCGAGCTGATCACCAGCTCGTCGATCTGGACGCTGGCGTTGGCGATGCACTTGGACAGGTTCTGGACCGAGGTGGCTGCTCCGGCGACGATGTGCGTCTCGACCTCGAGGCGCACCGCGCTCATGCCGAGCGGGTCCTTGATCCCTTCCTGTCCGTCGACGATGTAGCCGCGCGGGATGACGTGCAGGATCTCGCGGTTGGAGGGGACCTGGATGGCCTTGGCAGCCTCGGTCGCCCGCGCCACGTCCTCGCGGCTCACCTCGCGCTTGTGGCCGGAGACGGCCACCACGCCGCGGCTGTTCTGGCTGCTGATGTGGCTGCCGCCGACGGCCACGAAGGCCGAGCTGATCTTGTAGCCCGACAGGCGCTCAGCCTTCTCCAGGCTGGCGGCGATCGAGTTCACGGTCTGGTCGATGTTGGCGACCATCCCCTTCTTCATCCCGGCCGAAGGGGCGATCCCATAGCCGATGATGTTGACGTCGCCACCTCGGCTGACCTCGCCGATGAGGGTCGTCACCTTGGTCGTGCCGGCATCGATGCCGACCAGGACCGTCTCCCTGTCCAAGCTACCTCCCGTACGTCCCGTCGCGCTTCCGTGGCACGGGTGCGTCCGAGCCTACAGGAAGTGGCGGCGAATGAGTGCCACGTTTTGGAAGATGCGCAGCCCGAACGCGAACAGCGCGACCAGGTACAGGTCGATTCCCAGCCGGTCGCCGACGAAGGTGAGGGCCGCCGCCACGATGGTGTTCGTCACGAAGCCCGAGATGAAGACCCGGTTGTCGTAATGCGCGTCGAGCTCCGCCCTGATCGCGCCAAGGACCGAGTCGAGGCCGGCCAGGATGCCGACCGCGCTGTAGCGCGCCAGGTCCGGGCTGACGTTCACGTTGAGCGCCAGGCCGAGCGCCACGCCTAGGGCCAGGCCTCCGAGGGCAAGCCACATCAGAGATGCATCCTGCGTGCGCCGCACCGGCCGGTCTCGACCGAGCTGCGGATTTTACGGGCGCCAATATACCCTCCGTGGATCGCGAGCATCCACCCAGCCGACGGTCGCCTCCCCCTCGAAGGAGAAGAGGGTGCGCACCGCGCTGACCTGCGCCTCGACCCGCTCCTGGAGCGCTCCGGGCTGACCGGAATCGGAGTCGGGATAGAAGCCGAAATCAGCCTGCCAGCTGGGCTGATCCGACACGAGTAGGAAGCCGTCGTCGTCGGTCAGCCGCAGATCGAGGTCGGCCGCCGTCGACCCGAGCTCCGCCGGCTCCACCTCGGACAGGCG is a genomic window of Chloroflexota bacterium containing:
- the ftsZ gene encoding cell division protein FtsZ produces the protein MPLRSDAEHFALIKVIGVGGGGTNAVNRMIRAEMMGVEFIAVNTDAQALLQSDAPHKIRIGDKITRGLGAGADPAVGQRAAEEDSEKIYEALKDADMIFITAGMGGGTGSGAAHVIAEIAKDLDSLTVGVITKPFSFEGVRRKLVAEQYSELLKDKCDTLITIPNDRLREVVDKKTSILDAFRVVDDVLRQGVQGISDLITVPGLINLDFADVKTIMRDAGSSMMGIGIGTGDNRAVEAARAAVMSPLLEVNITGARGILFNVTGGSDLGLFEVNEAAEVIKEAADPEANIIFGTVIDDRMRDEVKVTVIATGFDATRKPRPASRAVTAASEVATGIEASLDDRSREILAEIERDRAERQALEDQMPQASPFAASERPAETTARTSERQPIPVRGSGLDRPTYGETDLDIPSFLRRKSE
- a CDS encoding small basic family protein; this translates as MWLALGGLALGVALGLALNVNVSPDLARYSAVGILAGLDSVLGAIRAELDAHYDNRVFISGFVTNTIVAAALTFVGDRLGIDLYLVALFAFGLRIFQNVALIRRHFL
- the ftsA gene encoding cell division protein FtsA yields the protein MDRETVLVGIDAGTTKVTTLIGEVSRGGDVNIIGYGIAPSAGMKKGMVANIDQTVNSIAASLEKAERLSGYKISSAFVAVGGSHISSQNSRGVVAVSGHKREVSREDVARATEAAKAIQVPSNREILHVIPRGYIVDGQEGIKDPLGMSAVRLEVETHIVAGAATSVQNLSKCIANASVQIDELVISSLAAAEATLTDTEKELGVMVADIGGGTTDLAIFTDGAVYHSAVLPVGAINVTNDVAIGLRTSLDLAEEIKIKHGSANLAEIAPEELLNVAVLGEGGGQTIQRKKLCEIIEARMGEIYSLIGEEIKRSGHAGPLPAGVVLTGGGARLGGVAELAREVLQMPVRVASPQGVGGLMDQLSNPAFSTSIGLLLWGAHHIGSEPISFTTGSPIGGGVGRFVDWLRGLFPG